In the genome of Pempheris klunzingeri isolate RE-2024b chromosome 3, fPemKlu1.hap1, whole genome shotgun sequence, one region contains:
- the LOC139199080 gene encoding 3-oxo-5-alpha-steroid 4-dehydrogenase 2-like, with protein sequence MECLSAGASYLSWALVLGGFAYLLQQVRTPAPYGRYTAAQSRCCPARRAWFLQELPAFLLPLLLLLIPAEPRTEAGSSTGRRLLLCTFLLHYFHRSFVFAPLSRGRPVPRHIVLFAVLFNSANGLLQGHHLLHCAHFEHTWLTDGRRAAGLLLFLVGLIINIHSDHILRCLRKPGETVYRIPHGGMFEFVSGANFFGEIVEWWGYAVATWSLPTFAFAFFTVCSIGPRAYQHHRDYLQRFEDYPVSRKAIIPFIL encoded by the exons ATGGAGTGTCTGTCCGCCGGTGCGTCCTACCTGAGCTGGGCTCTGGTGCTCGGGGGTTTCGCctacctgctgcagcaggtGCGCACCCCCGCCCCCTACGGCCGCTACACGGCGGCGCAGAGCCGCTGCTGCCCGGCCCGGCGGGCCTGGTTCCTGCAGGAGCTCCCAGCCTtcctgctgccgctgctgctgctgctgatcccCGCAGAGCCGCGCACAGAGGCGGGCAGCAGCACCGggaggaggctgctgctctgcacctTCCTGCTGCACTACTtccacag GAGCTTTGTCTTCGCCCCCCTGTCCAGAGGACGACCCGTCCCGCGGCACATCGTCCTCTTCGCCGTCCTCTTCAACTCCGCCAACGGCCTCCTGCAGGGACACCACCTGCTGCACTGCGCCCACTTTGAACACACCTGGCTGACGGACGGCCGCAGAGCAGCAG GTCTTCTTCTGTTCCTCGTCGGTCTGATCATCAACATCCACAGTGACCACATCCTGCGCTGCCTCAGGAAACCCGGAGAGACCGTCTACAGGATCCCTCACG GGGGAATGTTTGAGTTCGTGTCTGGAGCGAACTTCTTCGGGGAGATTGTGGAGTGGTGGGGTTACGCCGTGGCCACGTGGTCTTTACCCACCTTTGCCTTCGCCTTCTTCACTGTTTGCTCCATCGGCCCCAGAGCCTACCAGCACCACAG GGACTACCTGCAGAGGTTTGAGGACTACCCCGTCTCCAGGAAGGCCATCATTCCTTTCATACTGTGA
- the dpy30 gene encoding protein dpy-30 homolog, with protein MADDHTDGDQSMEGHTPVSENPHAEYGLTENLQRTVENEKTSAEKMSKQKVDLQALPTRAYLDQTVVPILLQGLSVLAKDRPPNPVEYLAAFLLKNKSQFEERN; from the exons ATGGCGGACG ATCACACAGATGGAGACCAGAGCATGGAGGGACACACTCCT GTGTCTGAAAACCCTCATGCAGAGTACGGCCTGACGGAAAATCTCcag AGGACGGTGGAGAATGAGAAGACGAGTGCAGAGAAGATGTCGAAGCAGAAGGTGGACCTGCAGGCGCTGCCGACCAGAGCGTACCTGGACCAGACGGTGGTCCCCATCCTGCTGCAGGGCCTGTCGGTGCTCGCCAAAGACCG ACCTCCGAACCCCGTTGAGTATCTGGCTGCGTTCCTGCTGAAGAACAAATCCCAGTTTGAAGAGAGGAATTAA